In one window of Macadamia integrifolia cultivar HAES 741 chromosome 2, SCU_Mint_v3, whole genome shotgun sequence DNA:
- the LOC122092111 gene encoding protein EXORDIUM-like 2: protein MASSHHFALLVASFFLLSSLFIPSTATTRKLTALVQQQPLVLQYHNGPLLKGNVTVHLVWYGKFTPAQRAILIDFILSLGHHLHAPSVPSWWKTTEKYKGGFTGLNLGKQTFDENCSLGKFLKTPQVARLARRGDHRRAITVVFTAKDVAVDGFCMSDCGTHGSAKADPTGKTKFAYIWVGNSETQCPGQCAWPFHQPIYGPQTPPLVPPNGDVGVDGMVINLATLLADTVTNPFDNGYYQGPSNAPLEAVSACTGIYGKGAYPGYPGELLVDKTTGASYNAVGIRGRKYLLPAMWDPTTSACSTLV, encoded by the coding sequence ATGGCTTCTAGTCACCATTTCGCACTTCTCGTTGCGTCTTTctttttgctttcttctctcttcatcCCTTCCACAGCCACAACCAGGAAGCTCACAGCTCTGGTTCAGCAACAACCACTGGTCCTCCAATACCACAACGGCCCTCTCCTGAAGGGAAACGTCACCGTTCATCTCGTCTGGTATGGGAAGTTCACTCCTGCACAAAGAGCCATCCTCATCGACTTCATCTTATCACTGGGCCACCACCTCCACGCACCTTCCGTCCCTTCATGGTGGAAGACGACAGAGAAGTACAAAGGGGGTTTCACTGGCCTCAACCTTGGGAAGCAAACCTTCGACGAAAATTGCTCTCTGGGTAAGTTTCTGAAGACCCCTCAGGTTGCTCGTTTAGCTCGCAGAGGCGATCACCGGCGAGCCATCACCGTCGTCTTCACAGCCAAAGACGTTGCCGTCGATGGCTTCTGTATGAGCGATTGTGGTACCCATGGGTCAGCTAAGGCCGATCCGACTGGGAAAACCAAGTTCGCTTACATATGGGTTGGGAACTCGGAGACCCAATGCCCCGGTCAGTGTGCCTGGCCATTCCACCAGCCAATCTACGGACCACAGACACCGCCGTTAGTTCCACCTAACGGTGATGTCGGGGTTGACGGTATGGTCATCAACTTGGCTACTCTATTAGCTGATACCGTAACGAATCCGTTTGATAACGGTTATTACCAGGGGCCGTCGAATGCGCCGTTAGAGGCCGTCTCGGCTTGTACGGGTATATATGGTAAAGGAGCGTATCCGGGTTACCCGGGGGAGCTTCTGGTGGATAAAACGACGGGTGCAAGTTATAATGCGGTAGGGATCCGTGGGCGTAAGTACTTGCTTCCGGCTATGTGGGACCCGACTACCTCTGCTTGCTCTACTCTGGTGTGA